Within the Cupriavidus malaysiensis genome, the region CTGCTTCGGCTACATCGATTTGAACGACCACCAGGCGGCTTAATATGTGTCAACCATGTCCTCGCACAGGTGTCACCTATGTCCCCGGTCTATACACGGGGTCATAGCGCAGGCGCTGCAGTGCGGGATTCATCGCATGGGTGGCGACGTATCCAAGCAGGAGCGTGTAACCGTCGGGCGGAGCCCGCATGACGAACTCGCTGGCAATTGCGCCGTTGGCGCCGGCTTTGTTGTCGACCACAACGGTCTGTTTGAGAATTGACGACATGGCTTGCGCAACCACACGTGCAATGGCGTCGTTGGCGCCTCCTGCGGCAGTGGGCACGACCAACGTGATCCGCTTGTCCGGGAAGGCGCTCCAGGCACCGGGGCTGGCCATGGCGGCCGCGACGGCGAGACTGCCAAGGACAAGTCGTTGGATAAACCGCATCTGTCTGCTCCTATTGGATATTGTTCGATCTAGGGCCTCTCCGCCCGCAAACGTATCGTCATACTTTTCCGGTTCCCATGGAATTGCATAATT harbors:
- a CDS encoding Bug family tripartite tricarboxylate transporter substrate binding protein, which gives rise to MRFIQRLVLGSLAVAAAMASPGAWSAFPDKRITLVVPTAAGGANDAIARVVAQAMSSILKQTVVVDNKAGANGAIASEFVMRAPPDGYTLLLGYVATHAMNPALQRLRYDPVYRPGT